A region of the Pseudomonas sp. TH06 genome:
TGCACCGGGCGTGGTGGCTTCGAAGGTTTCACGGATCGGCAAGTCGCTGTACATCACGCTGTGCCAGAGGCGACCGGGGAAGGTGCGAATCTCGGTGTTGTATTTCTGCACCGCCAGAATGAAATCGCGCCGCGCCACAGCGATGCGGTTTTCCGTGCCTTCGAGTTGCGATTGCAGGGCGAGGAAGTTCTGGTTGGCCTTGAGGTCCGGGTAGCGCTCGGACACCACCATCAAGCGGCTCAGCGCACCGGTCAGTTGATCCTGCGCCTGCTGGAACTGCTTGAGTTTTTCCGGGTTGTCGAGGGTGCTGGCATCGACCTGGATCGAGGTCGCCTTGGCCCGTGCTTCAATCACCGCAGTCAGGGTTTCCTCTTCATGTTTGGCGTAGCCCTTCACCGTCTCCACCAGATTGGGGATCAGGTCGGCCCGACGCTGGTACTGGTTCTGCACCTGACCCCACGCCGCTTTGGCCTGCTCGTCGAGGGTCGGAATGTTGTTGATGCCGCACGCTGTCAGCAGCGTGGCCATCAGCAGCAGCGTGGCGACCTGCAAGCGCGAGCGATAGGTTGGACTGACATTCATCGCAGTGATGCTCCTTGGCACATTTCATTATTAAAACCGGGCGCGAAACATTCTCGGTCGGCTCTTGGGGCATAATCGGCCGCGCCACTGGATTGCGACGGGCCAATGGGCTAAAAAGTGCCCTGCGCGTTCACGCTGCCGAGTGTCGGCTGTCGTTTTCGGCTCTGTTTTTTCGAGCCTGCACCCGAACAACAATAGTCGCTCCCTAACTTTTGGCTGGCCGGCATTGCATTTGCTGCTTGGGCCCTTGAGAAAAATATTCATGAAGAAGCTGTGTTTGCTGGGTCTGTTCGTCAGCCTGGCCAGTCATCAAGTATTGGCCGCCACGACCCCGGTACCCCTGGAAAACAAGGACGCCTTCATCAGCAACCTGATGAAGCAAATGACCCTCGACGAGAAAATCGGCCAGTTGCGCCTGATCAGTATCGGCCCGGAAATGCCCCGCGAGCTGATCCGCAAGGAGATCGCCGCCGGCAACATCGGCGGCACGTTCAACTCGATCACCCGCCCGGAAAACCGTCCGATGCAGGACGCGGCGATGCGCAGCCGTCTGAAGATTCCGATGTTTTTTGCGTACGACGTGATCCACGGTCACCGTACGATTTTCCCGATTCCACTGGCCCTGGCTTCAAGCTGGGACATGGACGCCATCGGCCAGTCCGGGCGGATTGCTGCCAAAGAAGCCGCCGCCGACAGCCTCGACATCACCTTCGCGCCGATGGTCGACATCTCCCGTGACCCGCGCTGGGGCCGCAGCTCCGAAGGTTTCGGTGAAGACACCTACCTGACCTCGCGCATCGCCAAAGTCATGGTCAAGGCCTATCAGGGCGAGACCCCGAGCGACGCCGACAGCATCATGGCCAGCGTCAAACACTTCGCCCTGTATGGCGCCGTAGAAGGTGGTCGCGACTACAACGTCGTCGACATGAGCCCGGTGAAGATGTACCAGGATTACCTGCCACCGTACCGCGCCGCGATTGATGCCGGTGCCGGCGGTGTGATGGTGGCGTTGAACTCGATCAACGGGATTCCGGCCACCGCCAACACCTGGCTGATGAACGACCTGTTGCGCAAGGACTGGGGCTTCAAGGGCCTGGCGGTCAGCGACCACGGGGCGATCTTCGAGCTGATCAAGCACGGTGTCGCCCGCGACGGTCGTGAAGCGGCGAAGCTGGCGATCAAGGCCGGCATCGACATGAGCATGAACGACACCCTGTACGGCAAAGAGCTGCCGGGGCTGCTCAAGTCCGGCGAGATCGAACAGAAAGACATCGACAACGCTGTGCGCGAAGTCCTCGCGGCCAAGTACGACATGGGCCTGTTCAAGGACCCGTACCTGCGCATCGGCAAGGCCGAAGATGACCCGGCCGACACTTACGCCGAGAGCCGTCTGCACCGCGCAGAGGCCCGTGAAGTGGCGCGTCGCAGCCTGGTCCTGCTGAAGAACCAGAACGAAACCCTGCCGCTGAAGAAAGACGCGAAAGTCGCGCTGGTCGGCCCGCTGGCCAAGGCACCGATCGACATGATGGGCAGTTGGGCCGCAGCGGGTAAACCGGCGCAGTCGGTCACCCTGTTCGATGGCATGAGTTCGGTGATCGGCGACAAGGCGAACCTGATCTACGCCCGTGGCGCCAACATCACCAGCGACAAGAAGGTTCTGGATTACCTGAACTTCCTTAACTTTGATGCCCCGGAAGTGGTCGATGATCCGCGTCCGGCCAACGTGCTGATCGACGAAGCGGTGAAAGCCGCCAAGGACGCTGACGTCATCGTCGCAGCGGTAGGCGAGTCCCGTGGCATGTCCCACGAATCCTCCAGCCGTACCGACCTGAACATCCCGGAAAACCAACGCGAGCTGATCCGCGCCCTGAAAGCCACCGGCAAGCCATTGGTGCTGGTGTTGATGAACGGCCGCCCGCTGACGATTCTCGAAGAGAACCAGTCGGCTGACGCGATTCTGGAAACCTGGTTCAGCGGCACCGAGGGCGGCAACGCCATCGCCGACGTGCTGTTCGGCGACTACAACCCGTCGGGCAAACTGCCGGTGACCTTCCCGCGTTCCGTGGGCCAGATCCCGACTTACTACAACCACCTGAGCATTGGCCGGCCGTTCACGCCGGGCAAACCGGGCAACTACACCTCGCAGTATTTCGATGACACCACAGGTCCGCTGTTTCCGTTCGGTTATGGTCTGAGCTACACCCAATTCGCCCTGAGCGACATGGCGCTGTCATCGACCACGCTGAACGCCACCGGCAAGCTCGACGCCAGCGTCATGGTGAAGAACGCCGGCAAGCGTGACGGCGAAACCGTGGTGCAGCTGTACATTCAGGACGTCACCGGTTCGATGATCCGCCCGGTGAAAGAATTGAAGAACTTCCAGAAAATCATGCTCAAGGCCGGTGAACAGAAAGTCGTGCACTTCACCATCACCGAAGATGACCTGAAGTTCTACAACGCCCAGCTCAAGTACGCGGCCGAACCTGGCAAGTTCAACGTGCAGATCGGCCTGGATTCCCAGGACGTGACGCAGCAGAGCTTCGAGTTGCTGTAACTGACAACGCAGTCCCTTGTAGGAGTGAGCCTGCTCGCGATAGCGGTCATTCAGCTAAATCAACGCTGACTGACACACCGCTATCGCGAGCAGGCTCACTCCTACATTTGTTTTGTGGGGTGGCGACTAGCCGCGGCGGTCGAGGATGTTGACCACCACCCGATCCACCCAGCCCCAGATCCTCTGCTTCACCCGCCGCCACAACGGCCGGCGCTGCCACTCTTCCAGACTGACCAACTGGCTCAAGCCAAAATCCTTCTCGAAACTCGCCTGCACCGCTGCCGTCAACGACGGGTCCAGTGCCTCAAGATTCGCCTCCAGATTGAAGCGCAGATTCCAGTGATCGAAGTTGCACGAGCCAATGCTCACCCAATCGTCCACCAGGACCATTTTCAGGTGCAGGAAGCACGGCTGGTATTCGAAGATCTGCACGCCGGCCTTAAGCAGGCGCGGGTAATAACGATGGCCGGCATAACGCACGGACGGATGATCGGTGCGTGGCCCGGTCAGCAGCAGGCGCACATCGACTCCGCGTGCGGCTGCCTTGCGTAATGAACGACGGATTTTCCAGGTCGGCAGAAAGTACGGCGTGGCCATCCAGATGCGCTGCTGGCCGCTGTTCAATGCACGGAATAGCGACTGCAAAATATCGCGGTGCTGGCGCGCATCGGCGTAGGCCACACGGCCCATGCCCTCGCCCATGTCCGGCACTTTGGGCAGCCGTGGCAGACCGACATGCGCCGACGGCTTCCATGCCCGTCGATGACGGTTGGCGATCCACTGACGGTCGAACAGCACCTGCCAGTCGAGGACCAGCGGGCCGGTGATCTCCACCATCACCTCATGCCACTCGCTGGTGTCCTGATCCGGTGTCCAGAATTCATCGGTGACACCCGTGCCGCCGACCACCGCCAGACGCTGGTCGACCAGCAGTAATTTGCGGTGATCACGATAGAAATTGCCGACCCAGCGCCGCCAGTTCAGGCGATTGTAGAAGCGCAGTTCGACGCCGGCATGGATCAGGCGCTGACGCAGGTTGAGGGTAAACGCGAGGCTGCCGTAATCATCGAACAGGCAACGCACTCGCACGCCACGTTCGGCGGCTTGCACCAGCGCTTGCACCACGGCCTCGGCGCAGGCTCCGGCCTCGACCAGATACAACTCCAGCTCGACCTGTTCTTCGGCACGGGCAATCTCCACCAGCATGCGCGGGAAGAACTGCGGGCCGTCGATCAACAACTCGAACCGGTTGCCGTCACGCCACGGAAACACCGCGCCGCGCATGTCAGCGTGCCGTGAAGATCAGCACCGCACCCACCGGCACCGACAGACTGATGGCCGACAGGTCGGCCAGTTTGCGCAGGTTTTCCAGTCCCGGAACAAGATCGAAATCTTCGGCGTTGATCACCAGCGGCTCCAGCGTCACCACTTGAAAGCGTCGGTCATCCAGACGCGTCGCCAGCAGCTCGGCGGGGTATTCGTGTTGCTTGCCGTGCAGGTTGACGGTCAGCGGCAAGCGCAATTCCAGCTGCGCGCCGGGGGCCAGATCGTTGATCGGGCGCAGGTCGATTTGCGTGGTGATGGTGGCTTCAGGGAATTGCTCGATCTGGAACAGCTCCTTGCGCATGCGTTCGTCACGCAGCGGGATGCCGCTGTTGATCGAATCCAGTTCGACTTCGACTTCGGCGCGACCGCTGGGGTCGACCTTGCCGTGCAGCACCAGAAAGCGCTGCACTTCAGAAATATGGGCGTTTTTCGTGCTGACGAACGACAGCCGCGACGACTCGCCGTCCAGATACCAATTGGCTTGCGCCGGCAGCGCAGCGGCGGCCAGCAACAGACTGGACAGGGTTTTGAAGAGGGAGCGGTTGAACATTGAACACTCGTGGGGCCGATAAACCTGCACGAACCTTAACCGGACGTGGCGTTTATGCAAACTTTCAATCACCACCTATCTATCTGCCGGTGAAGTCTTGTGGTGAGGGGATTTATCCCCGACCGGCTGCGCAGCAGTCGCAAACCTGAGGATTGGTTCTGAATGACACACTGCTGGGGCCGCTTCGCAGCCCATCGGGGATAAATCCCCTCACCACAGGGGTTGGGTGTGGTGGTCAGGGATTCAGGCGGCAGCCTTGGCGTTCGTTCAGCCATCGCGCGCTGTTGCGGCGGCCCATGCCGCTGACGGTGATGGTTTTACTGGCGCTGTCATCGCTGAAGCTGCTGGTCGGCAACCACTGTTTCACATAGCCACGGCAATACTCGGCGTCGTTGTTCATCACATACCGGCACGAACAATATTCCTTGGCGGTGTAGGCGCTGATGATGTCCGGAAAGGCCCACAGATTTTCCCGTTCGTACCCGATCCAACCGAGCAGCACGACAAGCAACACCAGCAAGAAGCGCTTCATGGCTGCACCGCCTTCAACACACGCTTGAGCAATTCGTTGTGGCGGTAGCTGCCGTCGCGATCATCGCCGTAGCGCACGATCACCAGTTTCTCGCTGGGAATCACATACAGCGCCTGGCCCCAATGGCCAAGCGCGGCGAAAGTGTCGGGCGGGGCGTCGGGCCAGGGTGATGACGCGCCATCCGCCGGACGATTGAGCCACCATTGGCCGCCGGGGACCGCTTCGTCCTGATGGGCCTTGTAACCGGCGAAAGGTTTCAGGTTGAAGGCCAGCCAATCCCTGGGCAGCAATTGCCGATCACGCCAGCGCCCGTCACGGGCCATCAACAGACCGACCCGCGCCAGATCCCGGGCCGTGAGATAGGCGTAGGAAGATGCGACAAACGTGCCGCTGGCATCGGTTTCCCACACGGCCTGGCGAATGCCCAACGGTTCGAACAGCGCCGTCCATGGGTAGTCGGGATAACGCTGCGGGCCGACGATGGTTTTCAACGCGGCCGCGAGCAGATTGCTGTCGCCACTGGAATAACGGAACGCCTGCCCCGGCTCGGCGTAACTGTCGTGATCGGCGGTGAACGCGGCCATGTCGCGGTGGCCACGGGTATACAGCATCGCCACCACCGAAGATTTCAGCGGGGCGTATTCGTAGTCTTCCTGCCAGTCGATACCCGAGGCCCAGTGCAACAGGTCGGCCATTTTGAGCGCCGGGTGTTGTTGCAGCGCCGGGTAAAATTTCACGGCGGGGTCTTCAAGTTTGAACAGGCCTTCGCCGTACGCCACGCCGAGCACGCTGGCCATCAGGCTTTTGCTGATCGACCAGGTCAAGTGCGGAGTCTGTTCGGTGGTCGGGCCGGCGTAGCGTTCGTAGACAATCTGACCGTCGCGGATGATCAGCAAAGCGTCGGTGCGGATGCCTTTGCGAGTATTGTCGTCGCGAGCGGGAAAGGCGTAGTTCTGCAGATCTTCAACCGCGGTGATCCGAGGGCCGACCGGCCACTGTTCGCCGGGCCACTGCTCGGCTTGAACGGTAAAGCTGAGCAACAGCAGAAACAGCGACAGGCCTTTGAACATGGTGTGGGCTCTGGGAATTAACCTGCTGAGCCTAGTCGGGGTTTATGACAGGGGTGTGGTGATTCTTAAATTGCTATCGCGAGCAGGCTCACTCCTACAGGGGGAACGCATTCCAATTGTAGGAGTGAGCCTGCTCGCGATGAGGCCTGTCAGGCCTCGACCAACGCCTTGGCCAACCGCTTCGCCCGTGCCCCCGCCGCCAACTGCATCACGCCCTGATCGCGCTGCCACATCGTCGCCCACTCGGGATTACCGGTGGCCAACGCCTGATCGATCTCACTCTTCAGCGATTTAAACTGCGCAAACAACCCACCCAGCAACATATGCCCCGGCGGATTGTTCGGCGGCTGCCGGCTCGCTTCCGCACAACCGGCCAGCAGCGCGAGCAAGCGCAATTGCAGCGGCTGCGGCCAGTCGCTGTCCTGGCCGACGCCGTACAACCACGCCGTCATCGCACTCAGCACATAGACATCTTCCAGCGTGCGAAACGGTTTGACGTAAGCGTCCCAACCGTCACCGGCCAGCAACTCGCACAACGCGCTGTCCAGATGCAGGCGACCGTGACTGACGTCCGGCATCAATGGCAGCGGCGGCAATTTTTCCACCGTCACGCCGGGTTCGCCGGGATACACCACCGCCAGGCTCAGGCGCGGGGCCTCGCCGGGTTCTTCGCAGCGCGCGGCAATCAGTAGCCAGTCCGCGGCATCACCGGCGGTGACGAAATCCTTGCGGCCCGTCAGACGCAAATCGGTCAGCCGCGTCTGCATGTCTGCCGGGCGCAAGCTGCGCTGTTCGGTCGCACACAACGCGCCGAGGCTCAGCGGCGCACTCGGCCACAACATGCGCAATGCCGCTTGATAACCGACCAGAAATGCCAGCCCCGGCGTCGCCATCCGCCGCCCGCCCGCGACCGCCAATTCGAACGGCGTGACGTTGCCCAGTTGATGCAACAACGTCGCAAAACCTTCGGCAAGGTCAGCAACGGCGGGCAATCGTTCACGGCTTTGCAACAGATCTGGCCAGGGCATAAGAGGCTCCTTGTGGGCTGTCATATAAGCATCACCAAACTTTCATGGCGATGACACCGGGGCTACATAGCCTGACTTTGCACAACACGGCTGCATAAAGAAAGTCGATCGGCTGCAACCCACGACGGGTTAAAGGCCCGTACGGAGATTCACATGACTCAGATCGCCCGCATCAGCGACACCGGCAATGAACGCCGCCTGCAAGCCGAACGCCTGATCGGCGCCGAGGCCTTGCAGCAAGCCCAGGCCTTGCGCTTCAGCGTCTTCAGTGGCGAGTTCAACGCCAAGCTGAAAGGCGCGGAACTGGGTCTGGACATGGATGATTATGATGTTCACTGCAGCCACATCGGCGTGCGTGACCTGAACACCGGGCGCCTGGTGGCGACCACCCGTTTGCTCGATCACACCGCCGCCAGCAGCCTGGGCAAGTTCTACAGCGAAGAAGAATTCAGCCTGCACGGCCTCGCTCATCTGCAAGGCCCGATCCTTGAAATCGGCCGCACCTGTGTTGACCCGGCCTACCGCAATGGCGGCACCATCGCCGTGCTTTGGGGCGAGTTGGCCGAAGTGCTGAATCAGGGTGGCTACAGCTACTTGATGGGCTGCGCGAGCATCCCGATGCAGGACGGCGGCATTCAGGCTCACGCGATCATGCAGCGTCTGCGCGAACGTTATCTGTGCACCGAACACCTGCGCGCCGAACCGAAAAATCCGCTGCCGACGCTGGATATCCCCTCCAACGTGATTGCGGAAATGCCACCGCTGCTCAAGGCCTACATGCGTCTGGGCGCGAAGATCTGCGGCGAGCCGTGCTGGGATGAAGACTTCCAGGTGGCAGACGTGTTCATCCTGCTCAAGCGCGACGAACTCTGCCCGCGCTACGCCAAGCACTTCAAGGCGGCCGTGTGATGAGCCGGTTGCGGGTGTACGCGCGGATCGCGCGAGTGCTGCTGGTGGTCTCGCTGGGTTTGAGCATGGCCAGCGTCTTCGGCGTGTTTGAACGGATTGGCCTCGCGCATTCGATGGAGCGGCGCCAGCGCTGGTCGCGGTTTTTCATGGCGCGCCTGAGCAACGCCCTGCCCTTTCGCATGACCGTACACGGCGAATTGCCGAAGCAGCCGATGCTGTGGGTCAGCAACCATGTGTCGTGGACGGATATCCCGCTGCTGGGCATGCTCACGCCGCTGTCGTTTCTGTCCAAGGCTGAAGTGCGCACCTGGCCGGTGGCCGGTTGGCTGGCGGCAAAGGCTGGCAGCTTGTTCATCCGTCGCGGTTCGGGCGACAGCCAGCTGATCCGCAAGCAGATGACCCGTCACTTGCAAACCGATCATTCGCTGTTGATGTTCCCGGAAGGCACGACCACTGACGGGCGTTCACTGCGCACTTTTCACGGTCGCCTGCTGTCGGCGGCGATTGATTCCGAGGTGATGCTGCAACCGGTGGCGATCCGTTACCTGCGCAACGGTGAGATCGATACGCTGGCACCGTTCATTGGTGACGATGATCTGCTGTCGCACCTGATGCGTCTGTTCAGCAACGATTGCGGCGACGTCGAAGTGCATCTGCTCAAGCCGATTGCCTGCCAGGGCCGGGAGCGTGCGGCGCTGGCATTTGAAGCGCAGCAGGCGGTGCAGAAGGCGTTGTTTGGTGCGATTCCGGAAACCCGACAATCGCCAATGCGTCCAGCAATCGCAGCCTGAAACAGCAATCCCCTGTAGGAGTGAGCCTGCTCGCGATAGCGGTGGTTCAGTCACATCGGTGTTGCCTGATGTACCGCTATCGCGAGCAGGCTCACTCCTACATTAGATCTTCTGTGCCTGGGAGTTTTCGGCGAAGTCCTGGAGTTGCGGGTAGAAGAGGCGAAAGTCTTCACTCAACGGCTCATACAACCGCCGCAATTCCTGCATCGCCCCCGCCAATTCCTCCGGCTTTGTCAAACGCCGGGAGATGCCGCGCAACACCTGCTCCAGCACTTCAAACTCCCGGTACGAACCCAGCCAGTCATTGGCGACCATGTGCGGCGCAATCTTCGCCAGACGCTCGGGCAATTGCGGTTCACGGGACAGCACCCGGTAGACATCCGCCGTGAACTGCTCAAGTGGTTGATCGGCATACAAGCGCCAGTCCCGCGCCAGACAATGGTCGAAAAACACATCGAGGACGATCCCGGCATAACGCCGTCGGGTCTCGGAAAATCGCCCCAGCGCAATGTCCACCAACGGATGGCGATCCGTGAACACGTCAATCCGTCGATGCAGTTGAATGGCCGCCTCGACTTCCGGGGCAAACTGCCCTTGCAGCCGCCCTTTGACGAAATCGCCATACAGGCTGCCGAGCAATTGATCGGGGCGCTGGCCACCGAGGTGCAAATGTGCGAGATAGTTCATGGGCGCAGCTTAGCACTGCGACCCGTTATCCATATATCCACGTATCGTTATAACGCGATATACCAATTTATGCTGACGTCAGATCAAAATCATATTGGTGTATCGCGATCTAACGATTTAAAGTTCGCCACATCGCGATATAGCGTTGTACACATGATGAGCACCCTGCCATGAACCTCGACCTCGACGAAATAATAAAAGCCCTGGCGCACCCAGTACGACGAGACATCCTCAACTGGCTGAAAGACCCGAAAGGCGAATTCCCGGAACAGTTGCACAACCACGAGTACGGCATTTGCGCCGGGCAGATCGATCAACGCTGCGGCCTGTCGCAGTCGACCGTTTCGGCGCACCTCGCAACGTTGCAACGCGCCGGTCTGATCAGCAGCCAGAAGGCCGGTCAATGGCATTTTTTCAAACGCAACGAGGACGTGATCAAGGCGTTCCTCAGCACCCTCAGTAAAGAGCTCTGACCCTTCACGTCAGTTAGCCGACAAGGAAACCCGCATGCCCCTCTCGCTACTCATCCTCGCCTTGAGCGCCTTCGCCATCGGCACCACCGAATTCGTCATCATGGGCCTGTTGCCCGACGTGGCGGCCGACCTCGGTGTGTCGATTCCCGGCGCCGGCTGGCTGGTGACCGGTTACGCCCTCGGCGTGGCCATCGGTGCACCGTTCATGGCACTGGCCACCGCCAAACTGCCGCGCAAGGCTGCACTCGTCGCGTTGATGGGCATTTTTATTGTCGGCAACCTGCTCTGTGCGCTGGCCAGTGATTACAACGTGCTGATGTTTGCCCGTGTCGTCACTGCACTGTGCCACGGTGCCTTCTTTGGTATCGGTTCGGTGGTGGCGGCAGGTCTGGTGGCGCCGAACAAACGCGCTTCGGCAGTCGCGCTGATGTTCACCGGCCTGACGCTGGCCAACGTCCTCGGCGTGCCGTTGGGCACTGCGCTGGGTCAGGAAGCCGGCTGGCGTTCGACCTTCTGGGCAGTGACCGTGATCGGTGTGATCGCGTTGATCGGTCTGATCCGCTTTCTGCCGGCCAAGCGTGACGAAGAAAAACTCGACATGCGCGCCGAACTCGCCGCCCTCAAAGGTGCGGGTATCTGGCTGTCGCTGAGCATGACCGCACTGTTCGCTGCCTCGATGTTCACCCTGTTTACTTACGTCGCGCCGCTGCTCGGCGACGTCACTGGCGTTTCGCCAAAAGGCGTGACCTGGACCCTGCTGTTGATCGGCCTTGGTCTGACCGTCGGCAACATCATCGGCGGCAAACTGGCAGACAAGCGCCTCGGCGCCACCCTGATCGGCGTGTTCGTGGCGATGGCGGTGGTGTCCACCGTGCTGAGCTGGACCAGCGTCGCGCTGATCCCGACCGAAATCACCCTGTTCCTCTGGGCCACCGCCTCGTTCGCGGCGGTGCCGGCACTGCAAATCAACGTAGTCACCTTCGGCAAGGCTGCACCAAACCTGGTCTCGACCCTGAACATCGGCGCTTTCAACGTCGGCAACGCGCTTGGCGCCTGGGTTGGCGGCAGCGTCATCGCCCACGGCTTCGGCCTGACCAGCGTGCCATTGGCTGCAGCTGCTCTGGCAGTGCTCGCCCTGCTGGTGACCCTGATTACTTTCCGTCAGAACGGCAACGCCGAGCTGGCCCCCGCGACCAACTGATTAACCACGTCATTACGAGGGTTCTATTTCATGGCAACAATTTTCGATCCGATCAAACTGGGCGACATCGAGCTGGCCAACCGCATCATCATGGCCCCGCTGACCCGCTGCCGCGCCGACGAAGGCCGCGTGCCGAATGCGCTGATGGCCGAATACTACGTACAGCGCGCCTCCGCCGGCCTGATCCTCAGCGAAGCGACTTCGGTAACGCCAATGGGCGTCGGCTACCCGGACACCCCGGGCATCTGGTCCAACGATCAAGTGCGCGGCTGGTCCAACGTGACCAAAGCCATTCACGCTGCCGGCGGCAAGATTTTCCTGCAACTGTGGCACGTAGGTCGCGTTTCTCATCCGTCGTACCTCAACGGTGAAGCACCGGTTGCACCGAGCGCGGTTCAACCCAAAGGTCACGTCAGCCTGGTTCGCCCACTGGCCGACTACCCAACCCCGCGCGCCCTGGAGACCGCTGAAATCGCCGACATCATCGACGCTTACCGCACCGGCGCCGAGAACGCCAAGGCCGCCGGTTTCGATGGCGTGGAAATCCACGGCGCCAACGGCTACCTGCTCGACCAGTTCCTGCAAAGCAGCACCAACCAGCGCACCGACAACTACGGCGGCTCGCTGGAGAACCGCGCACGTCTGCTGCTGGAAGTGACTGACGCAGCGATCGAAGTCTGGGGCGCTGGCCGTGTCGGTGTGCACCTGGCACCACGCGCCGACTCCCACGACATGGGCGACGACAACCTGGCGGAAACCTTCACCTACGTTGCTCGTGAGCTGGGCAAACGCGGCATCGCGTTCATCTGCTCCCGCGAGAAAGAAGGCGCTGACAGCCTTGGTCCGCAATTGAAAGAAGCTTTCGGTGGCCCGTACATCGCCAACGAAAAATTCACCAAGGACAGCGCCAATGCATGGCTGGCCAGCGGCAAGGCTGACGCCGTCGCGTTCGGCGTGCCGTTCATTGCCAACCCGGATCTGCCGGCGCGTTTGAAGGCGGATGCACCGTTGAATGATGCGCGTCCGGAGCTGTTCTACGCGAAAGGCCCGGTCGGTTATATCGACTACCCGACGCTGTAACGCTTACCGCAGAAACACAAAAGCCCCCGACTCGTGAGAGCCGGGGTTTTTTTGTTGGGCGGCGCTCAGGGCCAGCGGCCAACACTCATTCACACAGACGACACAAATTCCCTACAAAATCCGTAGCTCGCTACGTATAAACTCCCCGCCGCGAACGTATATAAAAGCAGGCCAATTGACATAAGCTGTGTCAATTACGCATTTTGTTTCATTTGCGCAGGCTAGGGCTC
Encoded here:
- a CDS encoding LemA family protein gives rise to the protein MNVSPTYRSRLQVATLLLMATLLTACGINNIPTLDEQAKAAWGQVQNQYQRRADLIPNLVETVKGYAKHEEETLTAVIEARAKATSIQVDASTLDNPEKLKQFQQAQDQLTGALSRLMVVSERYPDLKANQNFLALQSQLEGTENRIAVARRDFILAVQKYNTEIRTFPGRLWHSVMYSDLPIRETFEATTPGAEKAPEVKF
- the bglX gene encoding beta-glucosidase BglX; this translates as MKKLCLLGLFVSLASHQVLAATTPVPLENKDAFISNLMKQMTLDEKIGQLRLISIGPEMPRELIRKEIAAGNIGGTFNSITRPENRPMQDAAMRSRLKIPMFFAYDVIHGHRTIFPIPLALASSWDMDAIGQSGRIAAKEAAADSLDITFAPMVDISRDPRWGRSSEGFGEDTYLTSRIAKVMVKAYQGETPSDADSIMASVKHFALYGAVEGGRDYNVVDMSPVKMYQDYLPPYRAAIDAGAGGVMVALNSINGIPATANTWLMNDLLRKDWGFKGLAVSDHGAIFELIKHGVARDGREAAKLAIKAGIDMSMNDTLYGKELPGLLKSGEIEQKDIDNAVREVLAAKYDMGLFKDPYLRIGKAEDDPADTYAESRLHRAEAREVARRSLVLLKNQNETLPLKKDAKVALVGPLAKAPIDMMGSWAAAGKPAQSVTLFDGMSSVIGDKANLIYARGANITSDKKVLDYLNFLNFDAPEVVDDPRPANVLIDEAVKAAKDADVIVAAVGESRGMSHESSSRTDLNIPENQRELIRALKATGKPLVLVLMNGRPLTILEENQSADAILETWFSGTEGGNAIADVLFGDYNPSGKLPVTFPRSVGQIPTYYNHLSIGRPFTPGKPGNYTSQYFDDTTGPLFPFGYGLSYTQFALSDMALSSTTLNATGKLDASVMVKNAGKRDGETVVQLYIQDVTGSMIRPVKELKNFQKIMLKAGEQKVVHFTITEDDLKFYNAQLKYAAEPGKFNVQIGLDSQDVTQQSFELL
- a CDS encoding phosphatidylserine/phosphatidylglycerophosphate/cardiolipin synthase family protein, which gives rise to MRGAVFPWRDGNRFELLIDGPQFFPRMLVEIARAEEQVELELYLVEAGACAEAVVQALVQAAERGVRVRCLFDDYGSLAFTLNLRQRLIHAGVELRFYNRLNWRRWVGNFYRDHRKLLLVDQRLAVVGGTGVTDEFWTPDQDTSEWHEVMVEITGPLVLDWQVLFDRQWIANRHRRAWKPSAHVGLPRLPKVPDMGEGMGRVAYADARQHRDILQSLFRALNSGQQRIWMATPYFLPTWKIRRSLRKAAARGVDVRLLLTGPRTDHPSVRYAGHRYYPRLLKAGVQIFEYQPCFLHLKMVLVDDWVSIGSCNFDHWNLRFNLEANLEALDPSLTAAVQASFEKDFGLSQLVSLEEWQRRPLWRRVKQRIWGWVDRVVVNILDRRG
- a CDS encoding YceI family protein translates to MFNRSLFKTLSSLLLAAAALPAQANWYLDGESSRLSFVSTKNAHISEVQRFLVLHGKVDPSGRAEVEVELDSINSGIPLRDERMRKELFQIEQFPEATITTQIDLRPINDLAPGAQLELRLPLTVNLHGKQHEYPAELLATRLDDRRFQVVTLEPLVINAEDFDLVPGLENLRKLADLSAISLSVPVGAVLIFTAR
- a CDS encoding amidase, encoding MKRFLLVLLVVLLGWIGYERENLWAFPDIISAYTAKEYCSCRYVMNNDAEYCRGYVKQWLPTSSFSDDSASKTITVSGMGRRNSARWLNERQGCRLNP
- a CDS encoding serine hydrolase, whose product is MFKGLSLFLLLLSFTVQAEQWPGEQWPVGPRITAVEDLQNYAFPARDDNTRKGIRTDALLIIRDGQIVYERYAGPTTEQTPHLTWSISKSLMASVLGVAYGEGLFKLEDPAVKFYPALQQHPALKMADLLHWASGIDWQEDYEYAPLKSSVVAMLYTRGHRDMAAFTADHDSYAEPGQAFRYSSGDSNLLAAALKTIVGPQRYPDYPWTALFEPLGIRQAVWETDASGTFVASSYAYLTARDLARVGLLMARDGRWRDRQLLPRDWLAFNLKPFAGYKAHQDEAVPGGQWWLNRPADGASSPWPDAPPDTFAALGHWGQALYVIPSEKLVIVRYGDDRDGSYRHNELLKRVLKAVQP
- a CDS encoding acyl-CoA dehydrogenase family protein encodes the protein MPWPDLLQSRERLPAVADLAEGFATLLHQLGNVTPFELAVAGGRRMATPGLAFLVGYQAALRMLWPSAPLSLGALCATEQRSLRPADMQTRLTDLRLTGRKDFVTAGDAADWLLIAARCEEPGEAPRLSLAVVYPGEPGVTVEKLPPLPLMPDVSHGRLHLDSALCELLAGDGWDAYVKPFRTLEDVYVLSAMTAWLYGVGQDSDWPQPLQLRLLALLAGCAEASRQPPNNPPGHMLLGGLFAQFKSLKSEIDQALATGNPEWATMWQRDQGVMQLAAGARAKRLAKALVEA
- the olsB gene encoding L-ornithine N(alpha)-acyltransferase, yielding MTQIARISDTGNERRLQAERLIGAEALQQAQALRFSVFSGEFNAKLKGAELGLDMDDYDVHCSHIGVRDLNTGRLVATTRLLDHTAASSLGKFYSEEEFSLHGLAHLQGPILEIGRTCVDPAYRNGGTIAVLWGELAEVLNQGGYSYLMGCASIPMQDGGIQAHAIMQRLRERYLCTEHLRAEPKNPLPTLDIPSNVIAEMPPLLKAYMRLGAKICGEPCWDEDFQVADVFILLKRDELCPRYAKHFKAAV